Part of the Synergistes jonesii genome is shown below.
ATAGGATACCAGGAGGAGGGGATGAGCATGTCTCCAACGAAGACGATGGAAAGAGAGAAAGCGGCAAACATATTCCTGTCGCTCGACGAAGAGAATTTCGACCGCGCCGCAAGCTACATCGCATATCTGGCGGAGATGGAGCGCCTTGAAGATGAGGATGACATCGCTTACATTGAAGCCCATAAAGACGAGCCTTCCGTCCCGCTGTCCGATGTGTTAAAGGAGCTGGGCCTTGGGTAAGTACTCCGTGAGGCTGAAAAAAAGTGAAGAGAAAGCGCTCGCCTCTTTTGATGCCTCAACTCAAAGGGCCATAGCGGCGAAGCTGCTTTCTCTCGCGAAAGACCCATACCCGCAGGGGTGCAAGAAAATTCATGGGCTAAAAAACACATGGCGTATACGCAGCGGAAATTTTCGCATAGTTTACGCCGTGCATGAAGACATTCTGCTTATCCTCGTGATAAGGATAGGCGATAGAAAAGACGTCTACAAGGGAATGTAAATGATATTTACCATGCAAGATAAGATTATGGGTTCCAGAGGTAAAAGCAATGTGTGCGCTTTTAAAACTGTTTGTCGTCTTATTTATTCTTTATATATTCATGCCAAAGGATTTAATGGTAATATTTGCCGTGGTAGGAGGCATAACGGCTGTCTTTTGGGCATCACAGCGGAACAAGCCGTCCCCACCCGTTCCAAGCTCCCCGCCTACTCATAAACGGCGGGAGCCGCTAAATCCGCCTGCAGCGCCCAAAACAATAAACGCAGATTGGAATATAAGCGTTTCCTTTAGCAAATCCCGCAGTGCAAATTTTGAACGCGCCCTGTTTCTTGCACGAGAGGCCCCCAAGTTCGAACAATTTGATAATGCTGAAAACACGGTATATCAGGCGACATTCTCGGCGCAGCCGCATGATTACATGCGGTTTGTCAAGCTATATGAGATGATTTCCGGCTGGAAATCCACGCACGTTATGATTTGCGGAGAGCTTGTTGACAGGAAAATAGTAAGTAATCTTAATTATTGTTATGGTGACAGAATACGCTCCGGCAATCCGGATTTTTGCTACGGCGCAAGCCACATGACGGCAAATCCATTTGGGTGCCACAGATTGCAAATCAGCGCGTGCAATAACCCGTGGATTAAGTTTTTCCGCCCCGTTGGCGATGGTAGTTATAAACTGGATAAAAAGGCTATGAAGGCGCGCATTGACAGCTTCGCCGCAATTTATCGACATTGTCCCGTGTTTGATTATGGTGAAATCCTGCTGAAATTGGAACTCCTGCCCGATATTGTTTCAGGGCGTGAATATCACGAAATATACGAGAACGAAAACGGCCCTGTACTCTCTGCCGAAGAAGCGGACACAATAAACAGTGGCGCGTGGCTTCATAATCCGACGATACATAAGCTGTTCCAAGGACAAGATGAAGAGACGACAAATAAAATTCTTAACGCTATTAAAGTTGGATATGCAGGAGGGGAAACTAATTCGCAAATAAAACAACGCATCGATAAACTCGTAGAGAGTTCGGCAAAAAACGAATCTCTTCCTACCCCAAAAACCATTGCACAAACAGCAGCTTTGGCTATGGCCAACACGGCGCGGTTGGAGATGTACCGCAAGAACGCGGACATCATCCTTTGCATTCAG
Proteins encoded:
- a CDS encoding type II toxin-antitoxin system RelE family toxin is translated as MGKYSVRLKKSEEKALASFDASTQRAIAAKLLSLAKDPYPQGCKKIHGLKNTWRIRSGNFRIVYAVHEDILLILVIRIGDRKDVYKGM
- a CDS encoding phage minor head protein → MCALLKLFVVLFILYIFMPKDLMVIFAVVGGITAVFWASQRNKPSPPVPSSPPTHKRREPLNPPAAPKTINADWNISVSFSKSRSANFERALFLAREAPKFEQFDNAENTVYQATFSAQPHDYMRFVKLYEMISGWKSTHVMICGELVDRKIVSNLNYCYGDRIRSGNPDFCYGASHMTANPFGCHRLQISACNNPWIKFFRPVGDGSYKLDKKAMKARIDSFAAIYRHCPVFDYGEILLKLELLPDIVSGREYHEIYENENGPVLSAEEADTINSGAWLHNPTIHKLFQGQDEETTNKILNAIKVGYAGGETNSQIKQRIDKLVESSAKNESLPTPKTIAQTAALAMANTARLEMYRKNADIILCIQWLAALDLRTCIECAELDGKYWDLDGNPIGHEIPFVPPPVHSNCRCTLVPVTSLDAELDENGNVVDKRTPLSTRASKDGQVPATWSFEKWFDSLSEEEQERYLGTSRFTLMKSGEISFSDLVNKKGKIKTILELGHPEMPDDLPPQNQPAPKKSRRKRKPQEQQTNSSA